From the genome of Alcanivorax sp.:
CGCGGCTGGCTGGGGCGCCATGATTACCTTCATGCTCACCATGGGTTCCGTAGAGCAATTGCCGGGTATGTTGTACTGGCTCATGGGGGACCTGAGCTACGCCCGCACGCCCTGGCTGGCCTGGCTGGTATTGATCCCGGCGGTGCTGGTCATCTTGCCCCTGGGGCGCAGCCTGAACGTGCTGGCCCGTGGCCCATTGCAAGCTGCGGCACTGGGGGTCGCGGTCAAACCGTTGGCCTGGACAGTGTATGCGTTGGCCAGCCTGCTTGCTGCCGTGGCCGTGACCACCGCTGGCAGTGTGGGATTCGTGGGGTTGATCGTGCCGCATATGTTGCGGCTGGTGCTGGGCAATGACCAGCGTATTGTCCTGCCGGCCAGCGTGCTCGCGGGTGGCGTCCTGCTCACGGTGGCGGACACCCTGGCACGTACCCTCATGGCACCGGAGCAATTGCCGGTGGGGGTAATCACGGCCCTGATTGGCGTTCCCACTTTCCTGTTCCTGTTGTATCGGAGTCGCTGATGGCCGTGCTGGAGACCCAGGAACTGGTGATCGACATTCCTGGCCGGACAGACGGTGCGGCGCTGACCATGACCGTGGCGCCGGGGCAGTGCTGGGGCGTGCTCGGCCCCAACGGTGCGGGCAAGACCACCTTGCTGCATACCCTGGCCGGGCTGCGACCACCCCGTCGGGGCAGGGTACGACTGGACGGGGTGGCGGTGTCAGAGCTGCGCCGTCGGCAACTGGCCCGGCAGCTGGCAGTGGTATTTCAGGAGCGTCAGGACAGTTTCCCGGCTACGGTGTTTGAGTCTGTCTTGATTGGTCGTCACCCGTACCTGTCAGCATGGCAGCGGGAAACGGGTGAGGATGTTCGCATCGCCACCGATGCCTTGGAGGCGCTGGCGCTTTCTCCGCTGACGGATCGATTGGTGAATACCCTGTCCGGCGGCGAACGCCAGCGGGTGTCCATCGCCACGGCGCTATGCCAGCAGCCAGCAGTCTGGCTGGCGGATGAACCCACCAACCATCTGGATCTCCATCACCAGGTGGCCGTCATGACGTTGCTCAGTGAGCAGGCCAGACAGGGGGCGGGGGTGTTCCTGTGCCTCCACGACCTGAACCTGGCCGCACGCTGGTGCGACCATATACTGCTGCTGTTTCCCAATGGTGAACTTTGTCATGGTCCGGCAGAGACCATGCTGGTACCCGATGCACTGGAACGGTTATACGACCAGTCGCTCTTGGTTACCGAGGTGAAGGGGCGGCCATTCTTTATTCCCGAGTAGTGCGGCGCAGCTCCGACAGAAACAGCGTCAGGCATCTGGCGTCCAGCATCTGACACTCTGCGCCATAAAAAAAGGCTCCCAAATGGGAGCCTTTTTTTATGGCGCAGAGTGTCAGGGATCAGTGATCGTGACCTTCCGGACCGTGTACGTGGCCGTGCTCTTTTTCTTCAGCGGAGGCTTCACGCACTTCGGTGATTTCCACGGCGAAGTTCAGGGTTTCACCGGCCAGTGGGTGGTTGCCGTCTACGGTCACTTCATCGCCTTCTACCGCGGTGATGGTGAAGATGCGCGGGCCCGCTTCGGTCTGAGCCTGGAACTGCATGCCCGGCT
Proteins encoded in this window:
- a CDS encoding iron ABC transporter permease, translated to MPDTNFRHVLSLGLLCLAGLISLIVALSVGSVSVSLTELWAVISGRGEGLHQALVFELRAPRAMAAFATGGLLSLSGALMQVLLRNPLADPYVLGISGGAAAGALLSMLLGLGTVMVSGSAFAGALLSTLMVFGLARGRGSWTPTRLLLTGVVVAAGWGAMITFMLTMGSVEQLPGMLYWLMGDLSYARTPWLAWLVLIPAVLVILPLGRSLNVLARGPLQAAALGVAVKPLAWTVYALASLLAAVAVTTAGSVGFVGLIVPHMLRLVLGNDQRIVLPASVLAGGVLLTVADTLARTLMAPEQLPVGVITALIGVPTFLFLLYRSR
- a CDS encoding ABC transporter ATP-binding protein, with the protein product MAVLETQELVIDIPGRTDGAALTMTVAPGQCWGVLGPNGAGKTTLLHTLAGLRPPRRGRVRLDGVAVSELRRRQLARQLAVVFQERQDSFPATVFESVLIGRHPYLSAWQRETGEDVRIATDALEALALSPLTDRLVNTLSGGERQRVSIATALCQQPAVWLADEPTNHLDLHHQVAVMTLLSEQARQGAGVFLCLHDLNLAARWCDHILLLFPNGELCHGPAETMLVPDALERLYDQSLLVTEVKGRPFFIPE